AGCTTCGCCCGTCTAgatttaatttctattttgGTTGTTTGCCGACGACCAAAACTGTCTACACATTGACGTTCAATCCTGAGGCTCTTTAAATgccagaaatattttttcgcggAAATAGAATGGGTCGAATATCCTGGATcaaatgatttattattatagccAACGTATCGCTGTATCGTGATTCAACGTTTGTACGGGACTACTAATATTGTTTTCACTTGAATGTTGCAAAGAAATAAATCGTCCATATATACACAGTCAGAATATTTGAACtcactttttgaattttatcgttCATATCGctatcaaatttgaatttgaacggAATCCCGCTCGGCTCGTTGAGATGTCGGTGACGCCATCTTGTGGATTGCATATAACCTAGGATGCAATCTGTAGTGCGAGTTGCAGACAGTAAGGCGACAATTGCATCGCTCTTTTTCACTTCACACAACATATTTTCATCCTTAGAATTTAATCAGTGTGAAAAACTTGGTATATTTTTACGTCAATAAGGTCAATGAAGGTGGTAACTGGTAAAGTGAATTAAaacttatgtataatatgaaatCAGTTCAACGCATGTTTATTGCTGAGAAAACTGCGTGCCAGGAAAATTGGCGAATTGTGCCTGTAACGTAggataatatataaattgtGTTTCGCACACTTTTATGGGACTGGGAATTTACAGGAATCCAACTATTCCGCAGGCGACACGATTCCCAGCAGCACCTGTTGTCAGACTATCGTCACTTTGTCCCCGTCCAAAATCGTCAGCTTTTTCATGGACAACAAGCGTTCTGCCTATCGCACCACGAACTCCAGTCAACGTTAGATAATGGTCCATTTTATCCACTTTCGCGATTCCATCTTCCCCCGCCTCGATGTTTCCCAAATCACCTACATGCCGCAGAAGGTCGTTTGGGGCTCCGTGACGCATCTGGAATTAATTGGCGGGGTGTAAATTTGCTGATTATAGGAATAGATATACTAATAGATAGATTTCGACACAAGCAAAAAACGCGAAATCAGCGTCTCAGGTTGTAATtcgttttgaaatattcagaTTTTCCGAACCTGTAACGAAAAACAAGGCTTAATTGCAGACCTCGGGCTAATTTTCTAATTCCAGTAGGTgaatcaattcaatttctaGGCTCACTTACCCTTCACAAAATACCCATAATTCCAAGGCATCGTGATAAtaactttttccaaaattgtcccaattttattaaaaaataatttctatatttttgaGCGATATAACTtcatctcacaatcagtctaGAAATTCCGATTTTCCACAATTAATTACGGCCTGACCAATCCATGTATTTCTTCTATCTCGTCATTACAAATTGgcaaaaagtatattttaggGAGTGTTTATTACCGTGTAAGGATTGTAGTGACCTGCTGCAGATTTGCATCCTTCTCTCAAATCGCCCTTTTCGTGAACGTGGAAGCCGTGGAGTCCGGGGCTGAGTCCTTCTATTGTCCCGTTTATCCTGAGTCCCTCAAATAATTGTTGAAGCGTCAGTTCTCCACGGGGTCCATCGACAGGCGAACCATCGTCCCCGAGCGCCCGAATTTGGACGACTGCTTTCAGTCCCATTgactataatatttttttacaaaaatcagtAGATCCCCGGCCATTTTACCATTCCCTTTCTTTCTGGATCGACGTGatcgttcaaaaaataataagagagGCAAAAATGTATTTGCTAAGTGTGGGGTTCGAACCCACGCTCCCTGACGGGAACCAGAACTTAAATCTGGCGCCTTAGACCGCTCGGCCAACCTAGCTGATGAATTGATGCTTCACAAGAACATTAATATATCAAATGTTCGTCCGTACGATCGGATCTACAGCTTGTGATTGATGGAGTTATGCGCATGCCCATAAAATACTTAATCACAGTTCCAGCGAGTGTTTAAATGACAATTTGATCGTTCGAAATGcgtttaatttaaaataacgCATCGCGATACACTGCGCCTGATTACACGCAACACTTGTTGCGAGGAGTTGCTAAAAACTACGatttttaaagtaaaaaactACTCATTCAAGGAGATTTCGTTTGTACAATAATTGAGAAAAGAACTCCACGCTTACAATTAAACAATACTTCCAAGTATCTCTGAAGATGCAGAAACACATtatatatcttttaatattgctGATGTAGTACTACGCATTCATTCATGTTCGAGATGTTTCAAGCGTTGGAACAAAATTGTGCCAATActgtttcaacgatttttatttttataaaataatacaatactACAAGGGTATaaagaaactgaaaaagaCGAAATTACTTATTCGCGTTTCACGCACGGTACACCGCCCttgtatttttcttactcACGCGAGAATCTCGCGTCGAAATGAATAATCAATGCCTTAAATCAAGGCCCATTGTCCATTGCGTAACAATACATTATAAACAACTCACGTACCGTTCTCCACTATGATCCACTCTGTGATAATTGGCAAATGACGAGAAGTCCagagaattataaaaatcgcaacagGGACACTTTTATCAAGATGTGAACGAGGAGCAGTCGACGTAAAACTTAAAAAGACGTAAAAATATGGGTAAGATGCAAGAGGAATACGTACGAAAAGGTAGGGCTCCATGTAGACCTCGTAAAGGTCGCTCCTGTAGCCAGGAAATCCGGGAAGACTCCTGATGTAAAGAGTCCTGTCGTAAATCTCGCCGGAAGCGATGCCGAGGAGACTGCAGACGAACCCAACGATCAACACCTTGGCGCACGACATGGCGAACTATTGTTCGGTAAAAGAGTAATATATACAGATAAAATATCGCAAGTTGCGTGGTACCGGGTACCGCTAATGATAAACTTTCATCTCCAAAGACGGAGCTCTTTGTGTGTCCCTGCGAAAAGGCGCAGTACGTTTAAATACTTGGAGGATCTCGAAGACCTTGGTGAACGATGAGCAACCAACGAGTAGGCCGTCAGTCAGTCGTCAGTCGAGTGCGTCTAATAATGTGGTTGGCAAATTTGTGCACGCGGTGATGTCGgagcttttttttcctcccgcTTGTTTTCCTTCCTGGTCCTTCTCTTATTCTTGTTTGTTCTGCTTCCTCGTTTTCCTACCTTCTTCCAACACGTGTTTACATCACCTTCATACCGGCTACAGAGACTCGCAAGTTTGCGGTAATCAGAGCCTCCAACCTGCGTTTTATACCAACCGGCAAGCGGCTTCGAGGTTTCTTGCGATTTCCGTAACGCGTTTTCTAAACTGCGTTACCTCGAGATATCAACTCTTCCACTTTAACTTCGAACCTTTATTGAGATTGGAATTGTGAATTGCACACCAGGTCCTTACTGAAAATGTTCATGAGATGTTGTAACCGACGTCAACGTGTAATTTATTGCACGATTTGTCTTGTGAATTcgagaaaaatatgtaaaaaatcatgtaataattttaaaatgcACGAATCGTCAAATATATGATTTTTGATCTAGTATATTTGGTGGTTCGTATTTTTGTGGTTCATTAGGTAATTttgtcttcatttttctcaaatctaCAAGATAAATCATGTGCTAAATCACACGTTTATGGTCATTTGAACTGGGGGTTGCAATAATTTGGCAAAAACTGGTAATGAAATCATGTGATTCCCGAGAAAGCGGAAACGCATAGAAATCCGTGACGCTTCGCACCGCTTCCGGTATTTCTTATTCTCTTAATCTTCATTTGAGGTCGTAAGCATCGATGATCAGTGTTTTGAGTCGGTGGATACATCGTCGACCTTCCGGCGGTACGTGCAGCTGCTAAGCGGCAATGTTAATTAACCGGTAATCCAGCCGTGAATAATAGCCAGGAATTATATTGACGACTGCAAATGAAATTCCGAAACGTGCAACGCTATTGCGCACTCGAATATTGCGCTTACGACAGGACGTTGGCACCGTCTGATGCAGGACGCGTTCTGCATGCAGGGTTCAGTTGCTAAAGGATTAAGAAATTGCCGATTaagatttttaagaaattgaaGATTATGATCCAATCTGCATTATGATCAGCCGGACAAGGATATTACGGTACTGGCTGACAGCGAACTCGACGTCAAGGCTGATCGCGAAGACCTCTAGGATACCGGGGTCAATGACGATGCGAGTTTTCTCGCCTATCTTACCTCTGAAACGACGTCGTCGGAATACTTCGAGACTATTTTGCTCGCTTTGCTTGCTCGATAATCTCGTGTGCACAGAGCGGAGCGTTTGATGTTTGATGGAATCTTCGAGCCACATGTTCGTTCGCAAATCGCAGTATAATAGTTTATCTTACTTACTATAGGAATGTTGTGTAAATCTGCGTTTACAGTCTACACCTAACGCATGTATTACGATGTACAGAGTAATCTTGTCTTAAGTCTATTGCCAGGGTTTCAATATAACTGAAGAATATAAGAAACCTGAAGCAGCTATTCGCTGTGATAACTTGTGCCTTCTTACTTCCTTCATCATTAATTTTAAGCCAACCAAACTAGTATTTTTTTGCCTCCACTGAATACCAATCGAATTTTAAAGTTGGATCTTGGTTGAATCTAagggttgaatttttattcagcccGAAGTATCGTTGTAAGGTGTTCCAGAAATTTGAATAGATTGATACTAACCAAGTACAACTGAATTTGATTTTACACCGACTGCATAATTTGTTGTTAGTTTTGTATAATTCTTTATACTGTTGGACCGCATACAGCTGATGCCCCCTGACCTTCGTCGCATTCTTGATCACCTTGATCACATGAGTAAGCAGATCAAGGGCCAGGTACGTACGTTGGTCAAGTTTGTCCAACCTCACGTGTGgtctttgaataaaattaaaaatttacacatcCGATTACCGTTGTTGTGCGAATAATTAATCATCAGGAATTTAAACACGCCTCAAGGTTCCTGAAAAATGCAAATAACTGCTAAGCggctgttgttttttttttaattttcgtcaaCAATTTCTCGCCTCAAATTCGTACGGAATGATAATAAAAGCGCCCAATTGACAATATACcgggtaatgaaaaaaaaaaaaaaaaacgtcaccaAGGTTAAGTCAAGTACACGGTACGTATTCACCGCGTCTGTTGACAGTTTTATAGTATAGTCAGACTGTACATGACATTTTCGTGGTATGTGTGAGAACAGCGGTGTAAAGGCGTACAGATATTAACGTACACACGTGAAGCTCGCATATCTAGGCCATTGCTTCAGACTCGCAACGTAATtcctcattattttttcatactcgGCTCCACGTATTCAAAACGCATATCGCATGTACATGATATGTCTACGATGCTGCACATTTCCACCGATTTCGAAGCATCGTTGGGCCCTTTAAAGTCCCAAAATTCCAAGACTAAGTTTCCATTTCCAATTAATTCTCCAACAATTGTTTATTGGATTATTCCTGACAGGTGGAAGAAAGACCATTTCCCGAAGACCCTGATGGGTGACAAACAGCCTTCGCAGTTATCTCCTAGATCTCGTGTGAACCTGTGGCTGAATTGCGATGTCCTCATTGGAGAGAAATGATGAggcaattataaaattaatcgGATGGTCTTCGTTTGCGTAAAAGTTGCTCGTTGCTGGATCGACGATGTGGAAGTAGCAAGTGGACACTGGCAACAGAAGCTTCGTGAAACAATCATACGTTACGGTTCGCGAAGTGGCGGCATAGGTGGGGCGTCTGGAACTGTCACGTCGTCGCTGGATGAAGTGGAGAATGTTACTGGgtgatccgattcgacacATTCAGTAGTGTCCGGTGTCTTAGCGCGATAAACtgacttacttacttacttacttacttacttattcACCAGCCGTGCTGCAGCCACTTCCGCGATTCGAGTGCAACGCTGTGTTTTTCCTTATCATCGACTCTGATTTACGTCGTTGCTACAAGTCGCATCGGGATCATCAATTCCAAGTGAGTCCCTGATTCATACAGGTTCAGATAATTTTTGACGTTGTTTCGTTCACGCCGTGTCTTGATTCTACTTGTGATCAGGATTTTGCGGTACACTTGACACCGGTAGGTCTTGATCGTTGAATTTGCATCCTAAGACTGTAAGTACCGACATTATATCGCAAGTTACAGCCTTTAATGTAATACTTATCAGCGAGGTATGTAGTGTAATTCGTTTCTCTTATCACGTAGAGgtgaattttattgcaaacACGCATGACTGTTGAATAATCAAGCCACagaattgaattattaatgTTTAATGATCAGTGGAATGGGAACAACGGATGTTTTAGACGATTCATACATAAGCTTTTTGCGAATTCATATACACATGCGAACAAGATTGTATCGACTGTCCAAAATATACTTATAAGAAATATgtggataataattaatctacaatttctttttttacacccGACGTTTGACGGCGTTGAACAATTGAACTTGATTGATAATGCGAGGCGCATTATAGTTGGGCAGAAAGTAGGTGGGAGCCCATGATGTCAAAGCTTGATGACATTTAATACACTCATCGAAAGACCAGAGACATGCACGCGTTATATACCGATGGAATATCGACGAGTTCTAATTAACAAAGTGTTGCACGTTCGGTCCAACGAATACGAGTCACAATCCAAAAGTGCAAAATATCTGGTTCAGGATTTTTTGCacggtgtttttctttttcttgacGACAATTAACCAGTTTGTTCTTCAGACCGATTACGCATCACGTTGTATTTGTGTAGATAATAATCGCGACTTTAATCAGGATCAACCTACCGTCAATGCGCGAAGATAGCAAAGAGAAGAGGCAAACATGCCTGAGCTTTTTCCTCAAAGCTTTCATCATTATCGCGTTTCATATTCCCAAGACTCGGTAAAAATGAAACCCTTAAAAATCTGAACAACCTGAACTCTGTTGGATTTTAAATCCTAGCATACGAAGGACGCCTTGGCCCAGAATGACACGTCGTAGTTCGCGCACGATGACAAAGTGCGATGTTATTGATTTACCTACACTTCCGTTTCCATGAAGGGATGCATGTGTGGGTGCAGGAAAATGTGTAAGTATTTACTGGTAACGTTTGGACACGTAGCTCCGAGTCCACTGCGAGAAAGCAAGAGGCCGTAAGTCTGTTTGTCCATAAAGCTTAGTCCTGTCACGTGCCGAGCCACGTAAATGACCTGAAACGTTATGATCCAGAAGATCGTTTTTACTAGACAACTTGGCGAACGGACGCAAAGCTGAAGCCATCCATGTATCGACGACTCGGTTTCACATCGCAAACACTGTTCGTTGCAGCCGCTGCACCTACGGGCAAAATTCACTTTTACTTTCAACCTTAATTGCGACGCCTTTTACGAACAACTACTTTGACCTATAAGAACACCGCAAGTGTAGGAGAGATACTGGTTTGGTAACTGTCTTCGATAAATTAACGACGgttcgtaaaaatatttaccaattCGTGCATGGCACTTGATGCGTAttttcgattcgtttgacctctgttgaagattttttttttgaaatttgttcggatttttgttttcgatgAAATCtgtcaacttttcattttcatgattataggtatatgcgcgtggaaatttttcgagttaattggataatttttttttctcgttccgtatacaagtatttgaaaactttttagcTCCTTTATGTAAAGGTCGAAGAATTAGTTTGACAAGCCTGGGATCTCTGGATCTTTTCAGTatgatttaaatttattttcgaaaataattgaaacaaagaaattaaaacacaGGAGGTATTAGTAACATGCACTCAAAAACTGGTGACATAAAATCCTTTCCCACATTTTCATGAGATTCTTTTCGAGAGATGCAAAACTTACTAAACATGTATATTTCTTATTAAGAGAAACTTTGATAGATTGATGATCGTTGCAGCTTTTTGATAGCTTCTCAAAATTACTACAacacaaaattttactttcactcTCTGTAACACTCATTCTTAATGAAAAAGCAAGAAGATTGGTACAAGTTGAAGATAATTTCGTGAAGCCGGTTTCAggtgagaaaaattgtatatcaAATAGGGACCCGGTTAGTTAATAGAGGGGGGATAAAACGTAGCTGGTGAACAACAGGCGACGGTATATAGACAGAAGTGCCTCCAGCATCCCGCAGTCAGTAAAACTGTGTCGTTCGTCCAGCCAGCCGGCAGGTTGTTTATCACTTTCACCAAAGTAAAACCAGAATACGAGTCAaacgaaaaatattggaatttgTCGAACTTTCGATAACCCGTGAGTATGACGTAGAGTAATGGAGGATCGTCAACGAATGTCAAATTTGTGAAGTGACGcaaggaattcaaaaaaaaaaaaaaaaaaaaaatgcttttgCTATTAATTCATGGAACGTATACATCGCGAAAACGAAGAAGGCGACGGACTTTTACGAGGCATCGATTTTTCCGCGAAACCGTCTGTTGCAGGTCACCGTTTCATTCGGGTCAGGAGTTACTTCGACTGATGAAAGTCGGCAATATTACTCAAGTCCGTAAGCCTCGACCTCGACAGCGATACTAAGGACGGTCGTCGATTTTCATGAGAATTCCGGTATTGGAAAATCGACGAGACTTTATTTTTACGTTT
This is a stretch of genomic DNA from Diprion similis isolate iyDipSimi1 chromosome 9, iyDipSimi1.1, whole genome shotgun sequence. It encodes these proteins:
- the LOC124410196 gene encoding superoxide dismutase [Cu-Zn]-like, with protein sequence MSCAKVLIVGFVCSLLGIASGEIYDRTLYIRSLPGFPGYRSDLYEVYMEPYLFSMGLKAVVQIRALGDDGSPVDGPRGELTLQQLFEGLRINGTIEGLSPGLHGFHVHEKGDLREGCKSAAGHYNPYTMRHGAPNDLLRHVGDLGNIEAGEDGIAKVDKMDHYLTLTGVRGAIGRTLVVHEKADDFGRGQSDDSLTTGAAGNRVACGIVGFL